In a single window of the Cucurbita pepo subsp. pepo cultivar mu-cu-16 chromosome LG18, ASM280686v2, whole genome shotgun sequence genome:
- the LOC111779660 gene encoding uncharacterized protein LOC111779660 isoform X3, producing MHDLPELPELDNLFCPEGPILEAQQQAAKLFGASETWFLVGGTTCGIQAAIMATCSPGDHIILPRNSHISVISALVISGAIPKYIMPEYDSNWDIAGGVTPSQVDRAIEDLEMEGQKASAVLVTSPTYHGICSDLREISQICHAKGIPLIVDEAHGAHFGFQPQLPLSALQQGADLAVQSTHKVLCSLTQSSMLHMSGNIIDREMVCRCLQTLQSTSPSYLLLASLDAARAQLSDNPDKIFNRAIDLAYQAKSKINKISGISILEFPMFSNFPAIDPLRLTIGFQQLGLSGYEADETIYKNHNIVCELVGNQSITFVINLGTCEDDIERLVSGIDDVSSFASILRIEGRSKFSVSAPFPDVKTSLNPRDAFFSKKRRENIKECVGKVCGELICPYPPGIPVMIPGEIISEEVLDYLLHLKSKGASISGASDPKLSSLLVCNV from the exons ATGCATGATTTACCGGAGCTTCCAGAGTTGGACAACCTCTTTTGTCCAGAGGGTCCAATTTTAGAAGCACAGCAGCAAGCAGCTAAACTTTTTGGGGCATCAGAAACATGGTTCCTCGTTGGAGGAACCACATGTGGAATTCAGGCTGCAATTATGGCAACCTGTTCCCCAGGAGATCATATAATTCTTCCCAGGAATTCCCATATATCCGTCATATCAGCTTTGGTGATATCTGGTGCAATACCCAAATACATCATGCCCGAGTATGACTCCAATTGGGACATAGCTGGTGGGGTCACTCCGTCACAG GTGGATAGAGCAATCGAGGATTTGGAAATGGAAGGTCAAAAAGCATCTGCAGTTCTTGTTACTTCACCTACTTATCACGGCATCTGCAGTGACTTGAGGGAGATTTCCCAGATATGTCATGCTAAAGGAATTCCCCTCATTGTCGATGAGGCTCATGGGGCACACTTTGGGTTTCAACCTCAGCTGCCTCTTTCTGCACTCCAGCAAGGGGCTGATTTGGCTGTCCAATCCACCCACAAAGTTCTCTGCTCTCTTACTCAGTCATCAATGTTACACATGTCAGGTAATATTATAGACAGAGAAATGGTATGTAGATGTTTACAAACACTTCAAAGCACCAGCCCTAGTTATCTGCTTTTAGCATCATTGGATGCTGCCAGAGCTCAGCTAAGTGATAATCCAGACAAGATTTTCAATAGAGCAATAGATCTAGCATATCAAGCAAAAAGCAAGATCAATAAGATTTCAGGTATCTCGATCCTCGAATTTCCCATGTTCTCCAACTTCCCTGCTATTGATCCATTAAGACTCACTATTGGTTTCCAACAACTTGGTTTGTCTGGCTATGAAGCAGATGAAACAATATACAAGAATCATAACATCGTTTGTGAACTTGTTGGGAACCAATCCATTACATTTGTCATTAATCTAGGAACATGTGAAGATGATATTGAGAGACTAGTTTCAGGTATTGATGATGTGAGCTCTTTTGCATCGATTCTGAGAATTGAAGGAAGAAGCAAATTCAGTGTTTCTGCACCCTTTCCTGATGTCAAAACCAGCTTGAATCCTAGAGACGCcttcttttctaaaaaaagaagagagaacaTTAAAGAATGTGTGGGGAAGGTGTGTGGAGAGCTAATATGCCCATACCCTCCAGGAATACCAGTAATGATACCAGGGGAGATTATATCTGAGGAAGTTCTAGATTATCTGTTACATTTAAAAAGCAAAGGTGCCTCTATAAGTGGTGCATCTGATCCCAAACTTTCTTCACTACTAGTATGCAATGTGTAG
- the LOC111780310 gene encoding uncharacterized protein LOC111780310 gives MGGGMEAHKNRFIEDWSSARENLEHNFRWTRRNFALVGLFGIAVPLLVYKGIVREFHMQDEDAGRPYRKFF, from the exons ATGGGCGGAGGAATGGAAGCTCACAAGAACAGATTTATCGAGGACTGGAGTTCTGCTAGAGAAAATCTTGAGCATAACTTCCGCTGGACTCGCCGGAACTTTGCTCTTGTCGGTCTTTTCGGCATCGCCGTTCCCCTCCTTGTTTACAAGGGCATCGTCAGGGAATTT CATATGCAAGATGAGGATGCAGGCAGACCTTACCGGAAGTTCTTTTGA
- the LOC111779661 gene encoding uncharacterized protein LOC111779661, with product MTSAALSSSINLQANHFGFGSNCSFRPQRRKSCFSVPQETSIEPENNQDKTSKKQSTKATFADSPSSPPLINALKASAERNAARFHFPGHNGGRAAPSSLTQLIGLKPFMHDLTQIPELDNFFHPKGPVLEAMQEAAKLFGASETWFLVGGTTCGIQAAIMATCSPGEHIILPRSSHSSVVSALVFSGAIPRYIMPEYDSNWDIAGGVTPSQIDRAIKESKTEGQKVSAVFVTSPTYHGICSDLSEISQICHSHGIPLIVDEAHGAHFGFEPQLPHSALKQGADLVAQSTHKVLCSLTQSSMLHMSGNIVDRERVCRCLEAVQSTSPSYLLLASLDAARAQLSDNRNKIFTKAIALANQAKECIKKISGISILEFPIVSNFPASDPLRLTVGFQQLGLSGYEADEMLYKNHDIVCELFGTQSITYAINLGTCEGDIRRLVSGIEDVSSFASILEIEGSNKLSVSTPFLDIKFSLNPRDAFFAKKRRVKIEECVGKVSGELLSPYPPAIPVIFPGEVISKEALEYLMLLKSKGASISGASDPQLTSLLVCNV from the exons ATGACCTCTGCAGCTCTGTCTTCCTCCATAAACCTT CAGGCGAACCATTTTGGGTTTGGCAGCAACTGCAGCTTTAGGCcacaaagaagaaaatcatgttTCAGTGTTCCTCAG GAAACAAGCATCGAACCAGAGAACAATCAAGACAAAACAAGCAAAAAACAAAGTACTAAGGCAACATTTGCAGATTCTCCAAGCTCCCCCCCACTAATCAATGCACTGAAAGCTTCAGCTGAGCGAAACGCAGCTCGTTTTCACTTCCCGGGGCATAACGGAGGGCGAGCGGCACCATCATCATTAACTCAGCTTATTGGTCTTAAACCATTTATGCATGATTTAACTCAAATTCCTGAGCTGGACAATTTTTTTCATCCAAAGGGCCCAGTTTTAGAAGCAATGCAGGAAGCGGCAAAGCTTTTTGGAGCATCAGAGACATGGTTCCTAGTTGGAGGAACCACATGTGGAATTCAAGCTGCAATTATGGCAACTTGTTCCCCAGGAGAACATATAATTCTTCCAAGAAGTTCCCATTCGTCAGTCGTATCTGCTTTAGTGTTTTCTGGTGCAATACCTAGATACATCATGCCGGAGTATGATTCCAATTGGGACATTGCTGGTGGAGTAACTCCATCACAG ATAGATAGGGCAATCAAGGAGTCAAAGACGGAGGGTCAAAAAGTATCTGCTGTCTTTGTTACTTCACCTACTTATCATGGCATCTGCAGTGACCTGAGTGAGATTTCTCAAATATGTCATTCTCATGGAATTCCTTTGATTGTGGATGAGGCTCATGGGGCACACTTTGGGTTTGAACCTCAACTACCTCATTCAGCACTCAAGCAAGGGGCTGATTTGGTTGCTCAATCCACCCACAAAGTTCTCTGCTCTCTTACTCAGTCATCCATGTTGCACATGTCAGGGAATATTGTAGACAGAGAAAGAGTTTGTAGATGTTTGGAAGCAGTTCAAAGCACTAGCCCCAGTTATCTACTTTTAGCATCATTAGATGCTGCCAGAGCTCAACTAAGTGATAAtcgaaacaaaattttcaccaAAGCAATAGCTTTAGCCAATCAAGCAAAAGAatgtataaagaaaatttcaggTATATCTATCCTAGAATTTCCCATCGTCTCTAACTTCCCTGCAAGTGATCCATTGAGACTCACTGTTGGTTTCCAGCAACTTGGCCTGTCTGGCTATGAAGCAGACGAAATGCTATACAAGAATCATGACATCGTTTGTGAACTTTTTGGGACCCAATCTATTACTTACGCCATTAACCTTGGAACATGTGAAGGCGATATTCGAAGGCTTGTATCAGGCATTGAGGATGTAAGTTCTTTTGCATCCATTTTAGAAATTGAAGGAAGCAACAAACTTAGTGTTTCTACTCCCTTTCTGGATATCAAATTCAGCTTGAATCCTAGAGATGCATTTTTTGCCAAAAAAAGGAGGGTGAAGATTGAAGAGTGTGTGGGAAAGGTGTCTGGGGAGCTATTAAGTCCATACCCCCCAGCAATACCAGTAATATTCCCAGGTGAGGTTATATCTAAGGAAGCTTTGGAATATCTGATGCTTCTAAAAAGCAAAGGTGCCTCTATAAGTGGTGCATCTGATCCCCAACTAACATCACTACTTGTATGCAATGTGTAG
- the LOC111780309 gene encoding mitochondrial import receptor subunit TOM7-1-like, with translation MASKVSLRSKGKSSKGSSKSSEDKSTTQAFKEWTTWAVKKAKVITHYGFIPLVIIIGMNSEPKPQLSQLLSPV, from the coding sequence ATGGCGTCGAAGGTTTCTCTTAGAAGCAAGGGCAAGAGCTCCAAGGGCTCATCGAAGTCATCTGAGGATAAATCCACAACCCAAGCCTTCAAGGAGTGGACTACTTGGGCCGTAAAGAAAGCCAAGGTCATCACTCACTATGGCTTTATTCCTCTGGTCATCATCATCGGCATGAACTCCGAGCCAAAGCCTCAGCTTTCCCAGCTTCTCAGCCCCGTCTGA
- the LOC111779939 gene encoding ethanolamine-phosphate cytidylyltransferase-like, translating into MGPMDYESNSWIWDGVCYYPHLFGGLMLTAALLGFSTSYFSGIGAPSLPFFWSDFGIFQKRKSEKKRIRVYMDGCFDLMHFGHANALRQAKALGDELVVGVVSDEEIIANKGPPVLPMEERLALVSGLKWVDEVIANAPYAITEQFMNRLFNEHKIDYIIHGDDPCLLPDGTDAYALAKKAGRYKQIKRTEGVSSTDIVGRILSSMNDATDSKNHNETSPNGDSNKESSSHGALSHFLPTSHRIVQFSNGRGPGPNARIVYIDGAFDLFHAGHIEILKSARQLGDFLLVGIHNDQTVSKLRGKQFPIMHLHERSLGVLGCQYVDEVIIGAPWEITRDMITTFNISLVVHGTVAENNPFASDSDPYAVPKSMGIFKLLESPKNITTTSIAKRIVANHDAFKKRNAKKVESEKKYYAEKKYICGD; encoded by the exons ATGGGACCAATGGATTACGAAAGCAACAGTTGGATATGGGATGGTGTATGCTACTATCCACATTTGTTTGGTGGTTTAATGCTCACAGCGGCCTTGCTTGGATTTTCAACGAGTTATTTCAGTGGCATTGGTGCACCATCTTTGCCGTTTTTCTGGTCTGATTTTGGGATTtttcagaaaagaaagagtgaaAAGAAGCGCATTCGGGTTTACATGGATGGCTGTTTtgatctcatgcattttggTCATGCCAATGCGTTGAGGCAAGCTAAGGCTTTGGGAGATGAGTTGGTAGTAGGTGTTGTCAGTGATGAAGAAATCATAGCCAATAAGGGTCCTCCAGTGTTACCAATGGAAGAAAG GCTGGCTCTTGTAAGTGGTTTGAAGTGGGTGGATGAAGTTATTGCCAACGCCCCATATGCAATTACAGAGCAATTCATGAACAGGCTCTTTAATGAGCACAAGATTGACTATATTATTCATGGAGATGATCCATGCCTACTTCCAGATGGGACTGATGCCTATGCCTTAGCTAAGAAAGCTGGTCGGTACAAGCAGATCAAACGTACTGAAGGAGTGTCCAGCACTGATATCGTAG GAAGGATACTCTCTTCCATGAATGATGCTACGGATTCTAAAAATCATAATGAAACATCCCCGAATGGAGATTCTAACAAGGAAAGTTCATCCCATGGTGCCCTTTCTCATTTTCTACCAACATCACACCGTATTGTACAGTTTTCAAATGGAAGG GGGCCTGGACCAAATGCTCGTATTGTTTACATTGATGGGGCTTTTGATCTTTTTCATGCAGGACATATTGAG ATTCTCAAGAGTGCTAGGCAGCTAGGAGACTTTTTACTAGTTGGCATACATAATGATCAGACTGTGAG TAAACTCAGAGGGAAGCAATTTCCAATTATGCATTTACATGAACGTAGTCTCGGTGTGCTGGGTTGCCAGTACGTCGATGAGGTGATCATCGGTGCACCTTGGGAAATTACAAGAGACATG ATAACTACTTTCAATATATCTTTGGTTGTGCATGGGACTGTTGCTGAAAACAACCCTTTTGCC AGCGACAGTGATCCATATGCCGTTCCAAAGAGTATGGGAATTTTCAAGTTGCTTGAAAGTCCTAAAAACATTACCACTACTTCAATAGCCAAAAGGATAGTGGCCAATCACGATGCTTTTAAG AAACGCAATGCCAAAAAAGTTGAAAGCGAGAAGAAATATTATGCAGAGAAGAAATACATATGTGGCGACTGA
- the LOC111779940 gene encoding uncharacterized protein LOC111779940, whose amino-acid sequence MKMKMKRKDLDQFNDEFSEFSLSSPARKIRRLDVGLPPIIEEEEPPEIAVLGNEPLMPENFVVGGNGLRIEELPDASSVSASACATGDRPFRDNHERAIVLFNAVNTPFLQSSPFSVSVDPDIISGLKSKIVRENCCDGRLKFGENDEEMGTENKNLAVVPWVPRLQVPATTTMDVAQEEAPQLMEAEEEVGEATMEVEDENLSSQRAYGYGGMDGASAIHQWHQQHCMIQQLPQQTSSPITWFR is encoded by the exons atgaagatgaagatgaaacGAAAAGATCTCGATCAATTTAACGACGAGTTCTCGGAATTCTCCCTCTCGTCGCCTGCTAGGAAGATTCGCCGTCTG GATGTTGGTTTGCCGCCTAttatagaagaagaagaaccgcCGGAAATTGCTGTTTTAGGCAACGAACCGTTGATGCCTGAAAATTTCGTAGTAGGTGGGAATGGTCTGAGGATTGAGGAATTACCGGACGCTTCTTCTGTTTCTGCTTCAGCTTGTGCAACGGGAGATCGTCCTTTCCGCGACAATCACGAGAGGGCTATTGTTCTGTTTAATGCTGTTAATACGCCTTTCTTGCAGTCATCTCCTTTTTCGGTCTCTGTCGATCCTGACATCATTTCTGGCTTGAAAA GCAAAATTGTTCGTGAAAATTGTTGTGATGGCCGGCTGAAATTTGGCGAGAATGACGAGGAAATGGGGACTGAGAACAAAAATCTGGCTGTTGTTCCTTGGGTTCCGCGGCTGCAGGTTCCTGCTACCACAACCATGGATGTCGCCCAAGAGGAGGCTCCACAGTTGATGGAAGCTGAAGAAGAAGTTGGAGAGGCAACAATGgaggttgaagatgaaaatttaaGCAGCCAACGGGCTTATGGATATGGTGGAATGGATGGAGCTAGTGCTATACATCAATGGCACCAACAGCACTGCATGATTCAACAGCTGCCACAACAAACGTCCTCGCCCATAACTTGGTTTCGATGA
- the LOC111779660 gene encoding uncharacterized protein LOC111779660 isoform X2 has protein sequence MMTSSPLSSSIISNHHFRLGHDWSRRPKRRKSCFSIRQETSIVKPKNNQDGSSKKQTSTKAIGESPISQEGSSTLPLVNALKVSAEKDAARFHFPGHNGGRAAPSSFTQLIGFKPFMHDLPELPELDNLFCPEGPILEAQQQAAKLFGASETWFLVGGTTCGIQAAIMATCSPGDHIILPRNSHISVISALVISGAIPKYIMPEYDSNWDIAGGVTPSQVDRAIEDLEMEGQKASAVLVTSPTYHGICSDLREISQICHAKGIPLIVDEAHGAHFGFQPQLPLSALQQGADLAVQSTHKVLCSLTQSSMLHMSGNIIDREMVCRCLQTLQSTSPSYLLLASLDAARAQLSDNPDKIFNRAIDLAYQAKSKINKISGISILEFPMFSNFPAIDPLRLTIGFQQLGLSGYEADETIYKNHNIVCELVGNQSITFVINLGTCEDDIERLVSGIDDVSSFASILRIEGRSKFSVSAPFPDVKTSLNPRDAFFSKKRRENIKECVGKVCGELICPYPPGIPVMIPGEIISEEVLDYLLHLKSKGASISGASDPKLSSLLVCNV, from the exons ATGATGACTTCCTCACCTCTATCTTCCTCCATAATCTCG AATCATCATTTTCGGCTTGGCCACGATTGGAGTAGGAGGCCGAAGAGAAGAAAGTCCTGTTTTAGCATCCGTCAG GAAACAAGCATTGTTAAGCCAAAGAATAATCAGGACGGGTCAAGCAAAAAGCAAACCTCCACGAAAGCAATTGGAGAATCTCCAATATCCCAGGAAGGTAGCAGCACCCTTCCTCTGGTTAATGCATTGAAAGTTTCAGCTGAGAAAGATGCGGCTCGTTTTCACTTTCCTGGGCATAATGGAGGGAGAGCAGCGCCATCATCATTTACTCAGCTCATTGGTTTCAAACCATTTATGCATGATTTACCGGAGCTTCCAGAGTTGGACAACCTCTTTTGTCCAGAGGGTCCAATTTTAGAAGCACAGCAGCAAGCAGCTAAACTTTTTGGGGCATCAGAAACATGGTTCCTCGTTGGAGGAACCACATGTGGAATTCAGGCTGCAATTATGGCAACCTGTTCCCCAGGAGATCATATAATTCTTCCCAGGAATTCCCATATATCCGTCATATCAGCTTTGGTGATATCTGGTGCAATACCCAAATACATCATGCCCGAGTATGACTCCAATTGGGACATAGCTGGTGGGGTCACTCCGTCACAG GTGGATAGAGCAATCGAGGATTTGGAAATGGAAGGTCAAAAAGCATCTGCAGTTCTTGTTACTTCACCTACTTATCACGGCATCTGCAGTGACTTGAGGGAGATTTCCCAGATATGTCATGCTAAAGGAATTCCCCTCATTGTCGATGAGGCTCATGGGGCACACTTTGGGTTTCAACCTCAGCTGCCTCTTTCTGCACTCCAGCAAGGGGCTGATTTGGCTGTCCAATCCACCCACAAAGTTCTCTGCTCTCTTACTCAGTCATCAATGTTACACATGTCAGGTAATATTATAGACAGAGAAATGGTATGTAGATGTTTACAAACACTTCAAAGCACCAGCCCTAGTTATCTGCTTTTAGCATCATTGGATGCTGCCAGAGCTCAGCTAAGTGATAATCCAGACAAGATTTTCAATAGAGCAATAGATCTAGCATATCAAGCAAAAAGCAAGATCAATAAGATTTCAGGTATCTCGATCCTCGAATTTCCCATGTTCTCCAACTTCCCTGCTATTGATCCATTAAGACTCACTATTGGTTTCCAACAACTTGGTTTGTCTGGCTATGAAGCAGATGAAACAATATACAAGAATCATAACATCGTTTGTGAACTTGTTGGGAACCAATCCATTACATTTGTCATTAATCTAGGAACATGTGAAGATGATATTGAGAGACTAGTTTCAGGTATTGATGATGTGAGCTCTTTTGCATCGATTCTGAGAATTGAAGGAAGAAGCAAATTCAGTGTTTCTGCACCCTTTCCTGATGTCAAAACCAGCTTGAATCCTAGAGACGCcttcttttctaaaaaaagaagagagaacaTTAAAGAATGTGTGGGGAAGGTGTGTGGAGAGCTAATATGCCCATACCCTCCAGGAATACCAGTAATGATACCAGGGGAGATTATATCTGAGGAAGTTCTAGATTATCTGTTACATTTAAAAAGCAAAGGTGCCTCTATAAGTGGTGCATCTGATCCCAAACTTTCTTCACTACTAGTATGCAATGTGTAG
- the LOC111779660 gene encoding uncharacterized protein LOC111779660 isoform X1, giving the protein MMTSSPLSSSIISQNHHFRLGHDWSRRPKRRKSCFSIRQETSIVKPKNNQDGSSKKQTSTKAIGESPISQEGSSTLPLVNALKVSAEKDAARFHFPGHNGGRAAPSSFTQLIGFKPFMHDLPELPELDNLFCPEGPILEAQQQAAKLFGASETWFLVGGTTCGIQAAIMATCSPGDHIILPRNSHISVISALVISGAIPKYIMPEYDSNWDIAGGVTPSQVDRAIEDLEMEGQKASAVLVTSPTYHGICSDLREISQICHAKGIPLIVDEAHGAHFGFQPQLPLSALQQGADLAVQSTHKVLCSLTQSSMLHMSGNIIDREMVCRCLQTLQSTSPSYLLLASLDAARAQLSDNPDKIFNRAIDLAYQAKSKINKISGISILEFPMFSNFPAIDPLRLTIGFQQLGLSGYEADETIYKNHNIVCELVGNQSITFVINLGTCEDDIERLVSGIDDVSSFASILRIEGRSKFSVSAPFPDVKTSLNPRDAFFSKKRRENIKECVGKVCGELICPYPPGIPVMIPGEIISEEVLDYLLHLKSKGASISGASDPKLSSLLVCNV; this is encoded by the exons ATGATGACTTCCTCACCTCTATCTTCCTCCATAATCTCG CAGAATCATCATTTTCGGCTTGGCCACGATTGGAGTAGGAGGCCGAAGAGAAGAAAGTCCTGTTTTAGCATCCGTCAG GAAACAAGCATTGTTAAGCCAAAGAATAATCAGGACGGGTCAAGCAAAAAGCAAACCTCCACGAAAGCAATTGGAGAATCTCCAATATCCCAGGAAGGTAGCAGCACCCTTCCTCTGGTTAATGCATTGAAAGTTTCAGCTGAGAAAGATGCGGCTCGTTTTCACTTTCCTGGGCATAATGGAGGGAGAGCAGCGCCATCATCATTTACTCAGCTCATTGGTTTCAAACCATTTATGCATGATTTACCGGAGCTTCCAGAGTTGGACAACCTCTTTTGTCCAGAGGGTCCAATTTTAGAAGCACAGCAGCAAGCAGCTAAACTTTTTGGGGCATCAGAAACATGGTTCCTCGTTGGAGGAACCACATGTGGAATTCAGGCTGCAATTATGGCAACCTGTTCCCCAGGAGATCATATAATTCTTCCCAGGAATTCCCATATATCCGTCATATCAGCTTTGGTGATATCTGGTGCAATACCCAAATACATCATGCCCGAGTATGACTCCAATTGGGACATAGCTGGTGGGGTCACTCCGTCACAG GTGGATAGAGCAATCGAGGATTTGGAAATGGAAGGTCAAAAAGCATCTGCAGTTCTTGTTACTTCACCTACTTATCACGGCATCTGCAGTGACTTGAGGGAGATTTCCCAGATATGTCATGCTAAAGGAATTCCCCTCATTGTCGATGAGGCTCATGGGGCACACTTTGGGTTTCAACCTCAGCTGCCTCTTTCTGCACTCCAGCAAGGGGCTGATTTGGCTGTCCAATCCACCCACAAAGTTCTCTGCTCTCTTACTCAGTCATCAATGTTACACATGTCAGGTAATATTATAGACAGAGAAATGGTATGTAGATGTTTACAAACACTTCAAAGCACCAGCCCTAGTTATCTGCTTTTAGCATCATTGGATGCTGCCAGAGCTCAGCTAAGTGATAATCCAGACAAGATTTTCAATAGAGCAATAGATCTAGCATATCAAGCAAAAAGCAAGATCAATAAGATTTCAGGTATCTCGATCCTCGAATTTCCCATGTTCTCCAACTTCCCTGCTATTGATCCATTAAGACTCACTATTGGTTTCCAACAACTTGGTTTGTCTGGCTATGAAGCAGATGAAACAATATACAAGAATCATAACATCGTTTGTGAACTTGTTGGGAACCAATCCATTACATTTGTCATTAATCTAGGAACATGTGAAGATGATATTGAGAGACTAGTTTCAGGTATTGATGATGTGAGCTCTTTTGCATCGATTCTGAGAATTGAAGGAAGAAGCAAATTCAGTGTTTCTGCACCCTTTCCTGATGTCAAAACCAGCTTGAATCCTAGAGACGCcttcttttctaaaaaaagaagagagaacaTTAAAGAATGTGTGGGGAAGGTGTGTGGAGAGCTAATATGCCCATACCCTCCAGGAATACCAGTAATGATACCAGGGGAGATTATATCTGAGGAAGTTCTAGATTATCTGTTACATTTAAAAAGCAAAGGTGCCTCTATAAGTGGTGCATCTGATCCCAAACTTTCTTCACTACTAGTATGCAATGTGTAG